From a single Sander vitreus isolate 19-12246 chromosome 2, sanVit1, whole genome shotgun sequence genomic region:
- the LOC144537296 gene encoding transcription elongation factor 1 homolog, which translates to MGRRKSKRKPPPKKKMTGDLDSQFTCPFCNHEKSCDVKMERSRNTGIISCTVCLEEFQTPITYLSEPVDVYSDWIDACEAANQ; encoded by the exons ATGGGTCGCCGCAAGTCCAAAAGAAAGCCTCCTCCTAAAAAGAAGATGACAGGAGATCTGGACTCTCAGTTTACCTGTCCATTCTGCAACCACGAAAAGTCATGTgatgtcaaaat GGAGAGAAGCAGAAATACTGGTATAATATCATGCACAGTCTGCTTGGAGGAGTTCCAGACCCCCATTACCT ATCTGTCAGAGCCAGTTGACGTGTACAGTGATTGGATAGATGCCTGTGAAGCAGCTAATCAGTAG
- the pld6 gene encoding mitochondrial cardiolipin hydrolase: MSMMWTVKVVSLGVVGLSLSVELLSWLLRHLRTGRTLNEVLFFPSEMACVEHIFTPSSPHSCLCPLPHGVETSFARFLRRILSATSSLDLCVFAFSNMDLSRAVLALHSRGVTIRVLTDKDYAAITGSQIGVLRKAGICARCDVGSVYMHHKFALVDGRLLITGSLNWTLTAVQSNVENVIVTDEPDLVQPFIKEFHRLWVHNDPARYLHSNDQKPAHSTTRTLH; this comes from the exons ATGTCAATGATGTGGACGGTGAAGGTGGTCAGCCTGGGTGTGGTGGGCCTCTCTCTCAGTGTGGAGCTGCTTAGCTGGCTCCTCCGTCACCTCAGGACTGGAAGAACCCTCAATGAGGTCCTCTTCTTTCCCTCAGAGATGGCCTGTGTGGAGCACATCTTCACTCCCTCGTCGCCTCA TTCCTGTCTCTGCCCGTTGCCTCATGGCGTAGAGACCTCTTTCGCTCGTTTTCTTCGCCGCATCCTGTCTGCTACCTCCTCTCTGGACTTGTGTGTCTTTGCCTTCTCCAACATGGACCTGAGCAGGGCTGTACTAGCGCTGCATAGCAGGGGCGTCACCATCCGAGTCCTCACTGATAAGGACTACGCAGCCATCACCGGCTCCCAGATAGGGGTCCTCCGCAAGGCTG GGATCTGTGCACGATGCGACGTGGGTTCTGTTTACATGCATCACAAGTTTGCCTTGGTGGACGGCCGGCTGCTCATCACCGGCTCCCTCAACTGGACACTGACAGCAGTGCAGAGCAATGTGGAGAACGTCATTGTCACCGATGAGCCAGACCTGGTGCAACCCTTCATCAAGGAGTTCCACAGGTTATGGGTGCACAACGATCCAGCCCGATACCTCCACTCAAATGACCAAAAACCTGCTCACAGTACCACCAGAACCTTGCACTGA